The segment CGGGCTCGGCAATAACCTCAATATCGGGCAGGGCGATTGGTGGCTGTTCTTCGAGCAGCGCTTTCGAGATTGCCTGTGCCGATGGCTTGGTCTGCAGCTTGCCGCGCGGTGTCGACAAGGCGGCGGCGTCATAGAGATTGCTCAGGCCTGCCGAGGTGCCAGCCGGTTCCGGCAGGATCAGGGGCAGGGCGCCGATTGCGGTACGGCGGATCTGGACCTGACCCGATTGCAGCATATGGCCGATCTGGTTCAGGTGATGGTCGGGCTTCTCGATACCGAGTGGATTGAGGCTCAGCGCCTCACCCTGTTCGGCGCGGTTGCGCAGGATTGTGTCCTGTACCTCATCATGCAGATTGCTGAATGGCGGCGCCTGTTTGAGGGTCCGGTCATCCATATCAATGGCGAGGTTCAGATTGGACAGGCTTGCCTCAATGTCATCGTCATTGATGTCGTGGAACGGATCGTCGACGTCATCCCACTCGATCAGCAGATTGTCGGTTTCATCCACATCTTCGTGTTCGAGGTCGGCGCGCAGTGAGCGCATCAGGCGGTCAAAGGCACTTTCCGTATCGGTCGATTCGTCGCGCGCAACGGGTTTCCGGGGCTGCCGATCGGTAGGATTCGCATCCGCCGTTTCGGTTTCATCTTCGAGCAACAATGTGTCATCGGTCATGTTGTCAGTCATCGGATACTGGTTTGTAAGTGGCTTGTTTCCGTTATTCCGGCGATGTTTCTGTCATCGCGGCTCTTGTCAGTTGCCTTGGTTGCTGCGCGTTTGCGGTCGATTGTTTAACTTTTTTAAACGGGCGGGCGATACGCATCCGGCTTCTGACTACAATCTTATCATGTGACGGTTAGGGAGTCCTAAAACCGGCCCGATGCGATCTGATAAAAAATCTTTATCAGAGTGGTTGATACCGGAGCTATTAGGCGTTAAATAACCGCTCTCGGATTGAGGCAGCCCATTCGGCACCGCAATCCATGCTGGGGTGTAGCCAAGCGGTAAGGCAGCGGTTTTTGGTATCGCCATGCGTAGGTTCGAATCCTACCACCCCAGCCATTCTCGAATTTCCCCATATATTGCTGTTATCCCGTGAGCTTTTGACGCTTTTCATATGGGGCAGTTGGTCGTTGCGCTTGGTCGGATGATATGGCCGATTTGGCTCATCTGGCATGCAGCTTGCTTCGTTGTTCACAGCCTTGAATGACTGAATGGAGCACCAGGATCATGGTGAATGCTGTACACAGCGATGCAAGCCAGCTTTTGCCCCTTACCCGTACGCGAGCCGACCATATTGGAAATCTCCAGTCGGTGGCTGCCTATGCCTCCGGGGATATTGGTCAGACAAATGATGTTATCGACGGTAACGCGACACAGAACCCGAACAAGGTTTCGGATCAGGCATATTCGACATTTCTGAAGCTGCAGGAAGGCTCGGGGAGGCAGGAAGTGGCTGCAGGCACCGAGCCACCAAGTGGTTTTATTACGGTTGCGAATGGCCAGAGCATTGATCTCGATGCATATTTTTCAAATGATCGGCCAGAGCCGGGACCGCTCGATATAGAGTTGGGGGCCCATAACCTGATTTTACCGTCAGGGGCGAATGTGCAAGCGCTTCAGGAGCATGTTTCCGCACGGTTCAAGGAAATGCTCGCCGCATACGATATTCACGAAGCCCCTGCAGAAATTACCTATGGTGATAGCGGAGAAATTCAGTTGCCGGCAGATTATCCATACACCGATGAGTTGATGCAGGCATTGGCGGAAAATCCCGGCATTGCGCACGAACTCAGCAGTCTTAATGGCATTGCCAGCCATTACGTAGAATTGCAGAAGCTGACGCCATATCTGGAGGAAGTGTCCGCCGCCACCTCAAAGGCTGCCGTGGATGCCATTATAGCGAAATACAGCTATCTGTTTGGGGATAGCCGCAGCAATTCGCACATTGCCCTGACCTTTTCCGATACGAATGACCTTGAACTGACAGCCGATGGCGCACCTGTCGAGTTTGCCTAGATCGTTTTCGATCTTACAAGCGGCAGGAAGATGTCATCGACCCAGCTTTCCTGCAGGCCGGGTGGTGGTGGGGCGAAATTCATTACGGCATATCCGCGGAACAAATTGGCCAGAAGGTCAATAAATGGTGGCTTGAGCTTGCCGGCATCTATCTCGCCACGCGCAACTGCGCGCTCCAGAATCGGACCTGCAATGGTTGGCCGATTACCGACCATTGCATTGCGCAAATCCTGCGGCGTGGTTGAGGTTTCGCTGAAAAACTCACTGGAGAACAGGCTGAATAGGGCCGTGATTTCAGTGATGCGTTTTGATGCCTGCGCCAGATAGTCGAGCAGTTCGGTGCGCAAATCACCCTGATCAGCAATGACAATCTGCCGCTTCTGGATCTGATGACGCAGGGTGGCAATGGTCAGCTCGGCCTTGCTGCGCCATCGACGGGCGATGACGGGGCGGCTGGTGCCTGCCCGTGTGGCGACATTTTCCATGGTCAGCCCGGCATACCCCCGTTCCTCCAACTCCTGCCAGGCTGCTTCCAGCAGTGCTTCCTCAAGCTCGGCCCCGCGGCGACGTGTTTTCATTATTGTTATCCCATTAAGATGCATTAATGCATTTTGACTCCCTGAGCGTGCTGCACTTACAAGGGCGTAAGATTCATCAACGCACCTTATTCCGAAGGGTACCAACTATGACAAGGACTTCCAGATACGGGAAGCGTTTCGCCGCCGGAGCCTGTGCTGCAGCTGCACTTGCTATGATCTCTGCTGCATCTCCGGCACAGGCCGGGGATGATGACTACTGGACACTCGGTGCCGGTGTTGCCTATGGGCCGGAGTTTCTCGGTTCCGATGAATACGAGTTTTCGCCCGTTCCGCTGGTTGATGTGAAATACGGGCATTTCTTCGCCAATACCGGCGACGGTATCGGCTTCACCGCCTATGAGAGCCCGCAATTCACCGCTGGTGCCGCGCTGAACTGGATGGGGGGCTATGATGATGATGACGTGCCGACCGGGATCGAGGAAGTGGACGGTTCGCTTGGTGTCAGCCTGTTTGTCTCAACGGAACTCTACGGTTTTGAGGGCAAGCTGACGGCAACCCAGGCGGTGACCGAAACCGATCGTGGCCTACTGATCGAGGCGGGTATCGGTTATCCGATCCATGTCACCGACCGTCTGGTCCTGTCACCGGGCATCGGTACCAGCTGGGCCAA is part of the Micavibrio sp. TMED2 genome and harbors:
- a CDS encoding MltA-interacting MipA family protein; translation: MISAASPAQAGDDDYWTLGAGVAYGPEFLGSDEYEFSPVPLVDVKYGHFFANTGDGIGFTAYESPQFTAGAALNWMGGYDDDDVPTGIEEVDGSLGVSLFVSTELYGFEGKLTATQAVTETDRGLLIEAGIGYPIHVTDRLVLSPGIGTSWANGKYMDGYFGINASEAAASGLAFYEPSGGFRDVEASITARYRITDSINAIGLIGVTQLIGDAADSPLVEDEASLKAVLGVSYTF
- a CDS encoding TetR family transcriptional regulator, yielding MMKTRRRGAELEEALLEAAWQELEERGYAGLTMENVATRAGTSRPVIARRWRSKAELTIATLRHQIQKRQIVIADQGDLRTELLDYLAQASKRITEITALFSLFSSEFFSETSTTPQDLRNAMVGNRPTIAGPILERAVARGEIDAGKLKPPFIDLLANLFRGYAVMNFAPPPPGLQESWVDDIFLPLVRSKTI